The Bosea beijingensis genome contains the following window.
GAGACCAGCACGATCACCTCGGTCGCCGGGTCGCGGGCGAGCGCGTTGATGCCGTCGATCATCATGATGCCGCCGACCTTCTCGTTGAGGTCGCGCCCGCCAGTGCCGATGATCTGGGTGATGCCGCCGCCGAAATCATGGATGCGGGCCGCGACCTCCTGGCTGCCGGTGCCGGAGGCGCCGACGATGCCGATATTGCCAGCGCGCACCGCGTTGGCGAAGCACAGGCCGACACCGCCGATATAGGCGGTGCCACAATCCGGCCCCATCATCAGCAGGCCCTTGTCATGGGCGAGCGTCTTGAGGGCGACCTCATCCTCGATCGAGACGTTGTCGCTGAACATCATCACATGCAGGCCGCTCTCCAGCGCGCGGCGCGCCTCGCGGGAGGCGAACTCGCCGGCGACCGCGATGATCGCGAGATTGGCGCCGGGCACATGCGCGACGACGGACTCGATCGTCGCGTAGTTCATCTTGCGGCCGGTCTCGTTGCCGCCCTTCTGCTTGAACAATTCGTCGATCTCGACCAGCGCCTTCTCGGCAATCTCGTCGGACGCCGAGCGCACCACGATCATCAGGTCGCCGCTCTGGGCCTCCGCCGCTTCCGGCGTCAGCATGCCGACATTCTGGAGCACTTCCTTGTTCATGGCGGTGCCCATGCCGATCATCGCCTGCTCGACGCCTGCGACGGCATTGGCCCGCCCGGTCACCGACATCAGCGAGACCGAGTCGAAATAGGTGTTCCGCTTAATGGCGGTCTTGATGGCCATGATCCCATTCTCCATTGTCAATGAGCGACGCCAGCCCACGGGTGACGCCGAAAGCGATCTCGGTCCCGGATGAGGAGCCGATCGCGAGAACCTGTGCGAGTGCCTGCGCGGAGGGTTCCGCCGTCGCGCTGCCGAGCGCGATGATCAGACGCGCGACCCGCTCCCGGACCTCGCCACGTGCCGCCTTGGCGATCGCGGCGTAGGCGATCGGATTGGTCGCGGTCTTGGCGAGCCTTATCACGCCGAGCGCGAAGGCATCGCTGCCGGGGTCGGCCTGCCGCCGGAAGAGCGCCCGGGCCGCCAGCAGCCCGGTGAGGAAATCGTCGCCCGAAGGCGTCAATCCCGGCCCGAGTCCAAGCAGCCGGCCGGCATGGCCCAGCGCCGCGTCGGTATCGCCACGACCCAGCGCGAGCGCGAGCCCATCCGCACCTTCGTGCAGCATCCGGGTCGTCAGCCGCGCGACCTCGGTATCGGCCATGCCCTCGATGAAGCCGCCGGGCGTGCCGTCGCGCCAGATCTCCGCCTCGACT
Protein-coding sequences here:
- a CDS encoding DUF2877 domain-containing protein, which gives rise to MAGPAPMRAHVTMQARSGDGAFLARVNGIAFAGVVHSAFRRAVNIACLCCGDLHTLVTGDLDDGPNSLVVAADDFLALGICQGDSVRAAGGSLAIAGKAMVDVTGAAVWRTPLPDTHCATGLLRRRLAEVEAEIWRDGTPGGFIEGMADTEVARLTTRMLHEGADGLALALGRGDTDAALGHAGRLLGLGPGLTPSGDDFLTGLLAARALFRRQADPGSDAFALGVIRLAKTATNPIAYAAIAKAARGEVRERVARLIIALGSATAEPSAQALAQVLAIGSSSGTEIAFGVTRGLASLIDNGEWDHGHQDRH